The following are encoded in a window of Nakamurella sp. A5-74 genomic DNA:
- a CDS encoding acyl-CoA carboxylase epsilon subunit yields MSSTTRADRDLEDAAAVIAVITALAAHAAVPQQESPRSVWGTPAHRLGALAPGRHTWWSSGAAR; encoded by the coding sequence ATGTCGTCCACAACCCGCGCCGACCGCGATCTCGAGGACGCCGCCGCAGTGATCGCCGTCATCACTGCCCTGGCCGCGCATGCTGCGGTCCCGCAACAAGAATCCCCCAGGTCCGTGTGGGGCACCCCCGCACACCGACTCGGAGCTCTCGCACCGGGTCGGCACACATGGTGGAGCAGCGGAGCTGCACGGTGA
- a CDS encoding Maf family protein translates to MTGPTVVLASQSPARLSVLRAAGIDPMVLVSGVDEDAVQRAHAGAPPETIVAELALAKAIAVLPEVAKLLPRRASGPKATDIIVIGCDSMLWCAGELVGKPKDPDDARRQWRQMSGGTSTLLTGHAVLRLSEGRVVAQQVATESTGIRFGSPDPAELETYLATGEPLQVAGSLTIDGYGGWFVDGVDGDPSSVIGISLPLTRRLLAGVGIRVTDLWRLPPSAAVPDTAVPSIEETS, encoded by the coding sequence GTGACGGGGCCGACGGTGGTGCTCGCGTCCCAGTCACCGGCGCGACTGTCCGTGTTGCGAGCCGCCGGCATCGACCCGATGGTGCTGGTGTCCGGTGTCGACGAGGACGCCGTCCAGCGCGCACATGCCGGTGCTCCACCGGAGACGATCGTCGCCGAACTGGCGCTTGCCAAGGCGATCGCCGTGCTGCCGGAGGTCGCGAAGCTGTTGCCGCGCAGGGCTTCCGGACCCAAGGCGACCGACATCATCGTGATCGGCTGCGACTCCATGCTGTGGTGCGCCGGTGAGTTGGTGGGCAAACCGAAGGACCCGGACGACGCCCGCCGCCAATGGAGGCAGATGAGCGGCGGGACGTCGACACTGCTCACCGGCCATGCGGTGCTCCGGCTGAGCGAAGGTCGGGTGGTGGCCCAACAGGTTGCCACCGAGAGCACCGGGATCCGTTTCGGCTCACCCGATCCGGCGGAGCTCGAGACGTATCTGGCCACCGGCGAGCCGCTGCAGGTCGCGGGTTCGTTGACCATCGACGGCTACGGCGGCTGGTTCGTCGACGGTGTCGACGGCGATCCGTCCTCCGTCATCGGCATCTCCCTCCCCCTCACCCGGCGACTGTTGGCCGGGGTGGGCATCCGCGTCACCGATCTGTGGCGGTTGCCCCCCAGCGCCGCCGTGCCCGATACCGCCGTGCCCAGCATCGAGGAGACCTCGTGA
- a CDS encoding DUF58 domain-containing protein, with product MTVTDRTPARARHAPGVGEAPAAPPGPWRRTAAFYRVLTVAVFGTGLALGTGRPDLVVLAAPIVLAGALTLPGTLRLRWGGTAADPGSRAGIARGMVAAARLSVRIELSGVREAELVTVRVPESTRNPVGEMATLPGGTALEERSDSLTVLQDVRVRGWGSSLISRPDLLAITADGLLRVGPGRAAEISQMVLPGIRVQDPLPLPPIIGGWAGSHVSRRPGQGSDLIDLRDYAPGDRMRSVHWRAYARRGKLYTRRTLSEAEAEIALCLDVRHVLGPRDISEPTGRLEQAVAGGRALLSRVGDEGRRRRLEERHERWDALEQSQWNSLDLTVQAVTAVAAAHLGGGDRVSVQTVDVYRRMLRHGSGKRQIDRVRYFLSGLVSRSVRLLDVEHWLLRPGAVVVLFSPLTDDAAVDAARAARARGHRVIVIDTLPLQGILAASELRDTRTLGLLSIARGLRVERVLAAGIPVLHWEEGSIDTQMAKALVGLRARR from the coding sequence ATGACAGTGACCGACCGCACCCCCGCACGAGCCCGGCACGCACCCGGTGTGGGTGAGGCACCTGCCGCGCCGCCCGGACCGTGGCGGCGGACGGCCGCGTTCTACCGGGTCCTCACTGTCGCGGTGTTCGGGACGGGTCTCGCGCTGGGGACCGGGCGCCCGGATCTTGTCGTGCTGGCCGCGCCGATCGTGCTCGCCGGCGCACTGACCTTGCCGGGCACCCTCCGACTGCGCTGGGGTGGCACAGCTGCGGATCCGGGGTCCCGCGCGGGGATCGCCCGCGGGATGGTGGCGGCAGCTCGACTATCGGTGCGCATCGAACTGTCCGGTGTCCGGGAGGCGGAGCTGGTGACCGTCAGGGTGCCGGAATCGACCCGTAATCCGGTGGGGGAGATGGCAACCCTGCCCGGCGGCACCGCGTTGGAGGAGCGCTCCGACAGTCTCACCGTGCTGCAGGACGTGCGGGTGCGCGGCTGGGGTTCCAGCCTGATCAGCCGTCCGGATCTGCTGGCGATCACGGCGGACGGACTGCTCAGAGTCGGTCCCGGCAGAGCCGCTGAGATCTCACAGATGGTGCTGCCGGGCATCCGGGTCCAGGATCCGCTGCCGCTGCCGCCGATCATCGGTGGCTGGGCCGGCAGTCATGTCAGCCGGCGTCCGGGGCAGGGCAGTGATCTCATCGACCTGCGCGACTACGCGCCGGGTGACCGGATGCGATCGGTCCACTGGCGCGCCTACGCCCGCCGCGGCAAGCTGTACACCCGCCGCACACTCTCGGAGGCCGAAGCGGAGATCGCACTGTGTCTGGACGTGCGACATGTGCTGGGCCCCAGGGACATCAGTGAACCCACCGGTCGGCTGGAGCAGGCCGTGGCAGGCGGGCGCGCGCTGCTCAGCAGGGTCGGCGACGAGGGCCGTCGGAGACGACTGGAGGAGCGGCACGAGCGGTGGGACGCACTCGAGCAGAGCCAGTGGAACAGCCTGGACCTCACCGTGCAGGCGGTCACGGCCGTCGCGGCCGCCCACCTGGGCGGCGGGGATCGGGTGTCCGTGCAGACCGTCGATGTGTACCGCCGGATGCTGCGCCACGGCAGCGGCAAGCGGCAGATCGATCGGGTGCGCTACTTCCTGTCCGGGCTGGTCTCGCGGTCGGTCCGGTTGCTGGACGTCGAGCACTGGCTGTTGCGGCCGGGTGCCGTCGTAGTGCTGTTCAGCCCGCTCACCGATGACGCGGCGGTGGACGCGGCGCGGGCAGCGCGGGCGCGTGGGCATCGGGTGATCGTGATCGACACCCTTCCGCTGCAGGGCATCCTGGCGGCCTCGGAGCTGCGGGACACCCGCACCCTCGGCCTGCTCAGCATTGCCCGGGGGTTGCGCGTCGAACGGGTGCTGGCCGCGGGGATCCCTGTCCTGCACTGGGAGGAGGGGTCCATCGACACTCAGATGGCCAAGGCCCTGGTGGGTCTGCGGGCCCGCCGATGA
- a CDS encoding MIP/aquaporin family protein gives MTNGQIFLYETMGTAMLLLLGCGVVATAILIKSKGLGGGWLLINFGWGLGVFAGVYVAFPTSAHLNPAVTIAQLVLGKIDFGQALVYWAAEFLGAFIGAVLCWLAFKDHFDQEEDPGAKLGVFSTGPAIRNLPWNLVTEVIATFVLIFVILMSGGTPDKLGPLFVAFLVVGIGASLGGPTGYAINPARDLGPRIAHAILPIRGKGSSDWGYSWVPIVGPLVGAVLAALLFKVLDTPTLFAVFNPKTS, from the coding sequence GTGACCAACGGCCAGATATTCCTGTACGAGACGATGGGCACGGCGATGCTGCTGCTGCTCGGCTGCGGCGTCGTCGCCACGGCCATCCTGATCAAGTCGAAGGGCCTCGGCGGCGGCTGGCTGCTCATCAACTTCGGTTGGGGCCTCGGTGTTTTCGCCGGTGTCTACGTCGCGTTCCCGACCAGCGCGCACCTCAATCCGGCGGTGACGATCGCCCAGCTGGTGCTGGGCAAGATCGACTTCGGCCAGGCCCTGGTCTACTGGGCGGCGGAGTTCCTGGGCGCCTTCATCGGTGCGGTGCTCTGCTGGCTCGCGTTCAAGGACCACTTCGACCAGGAGGAGGACCCGGGCGCCAAGCTCGGCGTGTTCTCCACCGGGCCGGCGATCCGTAATCTGCCGTGGAACTTGGTCACCGAGGTGATCGCCACCTTCGTGCTGATCTTCGTGATCCTGATGTCCGGTGGTACCCCCGACAAGCTCGGCCCGCTCTTCGTGGCCTTCCTGGTCGTCGGCATCGGCGCGTCGCTCGGCGGTCCGACGGGATACGCCATCAACCCGGCCCGTGATCTCGGTCCGCGCATCGCACACGCGATCCTGCCGATCAGGGGCAAGGGCAGCTCCGATTGGGGCTACTCCTGGGTCCCGATCGTGGGGCCGCTGGTCGGTGCGGTGCTGGCTGCGCTGCTGTTCAAGGTGCTCGACACCCCGACTCTGTTCGCCGTCTTCAACCCCAAGACCAGCTGA
- a CDS encoding biotin carboxylase N-terminal domain-containing protein, whose product MKSVLIANRGEIAVRVVRACHDAGLESVAVYADPDRDAPHVRAADQAFALNGATSGETYLDITKLLDVATRSGADAVHPGYGFLSENADFAQRVIDAGLTWIGPSPQAIRDLGDKVTARHIALRAGAPLTPGTPNPVQGSDEVVAFANEYGLPVAIKAAFGGGGRGLKVARTLEEIPELYESAVREAVSAFGRGECFVERFLDKPRHVEAQVLADQHGTVVVVGTRDCSLQRRYQKLVEEAPAPFLTDAQREQIHTAAKAICREAGYYGAGTVEFIIGQDGMVSFLEVNTRLQVEHPVSEETSGLDLVLEQFRIADGETLGYDTDPTPRGHSIEFRINGEDAGRGFLPAPGTVTALTLPAGPGVRVDAGIEAGSVVSGAFDSLLAKVIITGADRDQALARARRALAELQIEGMATVLPFHRVVLDDPAFTAADGNFRVHTRWIETEFENTIPPFDAPAGDGGEGADDAADNLPRQTIVAEVNGRRVEVSLPGSIAVAAPGGPKAQRPRRSRAKAATSTGGGTVVAPMQGTVVKLAVTAGQSVSAGELVAVIEAMKMENPVTAAIDGTVSSVDVEVGATVSSGATLAVIEPAATGSAEAATES is encoded by the coding sequence GTGAAATCAGTACTGATCGCCAATCGCGGCGAGATCGCCGTCCGGGTGGTCCGCGCCTGCCACGATGCCGGCCTGGAATCCGTTGCGGTGTATGCCGATCCGGACCGGGACGCGCCGCACGTGCGGGCTGCCGACCAGGCCTTCGCGCTGAACGGTGCCACCTCGGGGGAGACCTACCTCGACATCACCAAGCTGCTGGACGTCGCGACGCGCTCCGGCGCCGACGCCGTCCACCCCGGCTACGGCTTCCTGTCCGAGAACGCCGACTTCGCACAGCGGGTGATCGATGCCGGGTTGACCTGGATCGGACCGTCACCGCAGGCGATCCGCGACCTGGGCGACAAGGTGACCGCCCGGCACATCGCCCTGCGCGCCGGCGCACCGCTGACCCCCGGCACCCCCAACCCGGTGCAGGGGTCGGACGAGGTGGTCGCCTTCGCGAACGAGTACGGGTTGCCGGTGGCGATCAAGGCGGCGTTCGGCGGCGGGGGCCGCGGCCTCAAGGTAGCTCGCACGCTGGAGGAGATCCCGGAGCTGTACGAGTCGGCGGTCCGCGAGGCGGTGTCTGCGTTCGGCCGGGGCGAGTGCTTCGTCGAACGATTCCTGGACAAACCGCGGCACGTCGAGGCCCAGGTGCTGGCCGATCAGCACGGCACCGTCGTCGTCGTCGGCACCCGTGACTGCTCACTGCAACGTCGCTACCAGAAGTTGGTGGAGGAGGCGCCCGCGCCGTTCCTCACCGACGCCCAGCGCGAGCAGATCCACACCGCCGCCAAGGCGATCTGCCGGGAGGCCGGCTACTACGGAGCTGGCACGGTCGAGTTCATCATCGGCCAGGACGGCATGGTCTCCTTCCTGGAGGTCAACACCCGGCTGCAGGTCGAACACCCGGTGAGCGAGGAGACCTCGGGACTCGACCTGGTGCTCGAGCAGTTCCGGATAGCCGACGGCGAAACCCTCGGCTACGACACGGATCCCACACCGCGGGGACATTCGATCGAGTTCCGGATCAACGGGGAGGACGCCGGACGTGGTTTCCTGCCGGCTCCCGGAACGGTGACCGCGCTGACGCTGCCGGCCGGGCCCGGCGTGCGGGTCGACGCCGGGATCGAGGCTGGGTCCGTGGTCTCCGGCGCCTTCGATTCGTTGCTGGCCAAGGTGATCATCACCGGCGCCGATCGGGATCAGGCCCTCGCCCGGGCCCGCCGGGCACTCGCCGAGCTGCAGATCGAGGGAATGGCGACGGTGCTGCCGTTCCACCGCGTCGTACTGGACGATCCTGCGTTCACCGCCGCGGACGGCAACTTCCGGGTGCACACCCGGTGGATCGAGACGGAGTTCGAGAACACCATTCCGCCGTTCGACGCACCCGCCGGTGACGGTGGAGAGGGTGCCGACGATGCAGCAGACAACCTCCCGCGACAGACGATCGTGGCCGAGGTCAACGGTCGCCGGGTCGAGGTGAGCCTGCCGGGATCGATCGCGGTCGCGGCCCCCGGCGGGCCGAAAGCGCAGCGTCCCAGGCGATCCAGGGCGAAGGCGGCGACATCGACCGGTGGCGGCACGGTGGTCGCGCCGATGCAGGGCACCGTCGTCAAGCTCGCGGTGACCGCTGGACAGAGCGTCAGCGCCGGCGAGCTGGTCGCGGTGATCGAGGCGATGAAGATGGAGAACCCGGTGACGGCCGCGATCGACGGCACGGTGTCGTCGGTGGACGTCGAGGTCGGCGCCACCGTTTCCAGCGGAGCGACGCTCGCCGTGATCGAGCCGGCGGCTACAGGATCGGCCGAGGCAGCAACCGAGAGCTGA
- a CDS encoding glycerol-3-phosphate dehydrogenase/oxidase: MSDAAQSSAAPKSSVAPENGAAPGSSAARKAPSIPAGIGPQTAGARLGPQERADSFRRLGAEEFDVVVIGAGVVGAGAALDAVTRGLSVALIEARDIASGTSSRSSKLFHGGLRYLEMFEFGLVREALKERELMLTKICPHLAKPVSFLYPLSQHVIERPYVGAGLIMYDSMGGARSVPRHKHLTRAGALRMVPALAKNSLVGGIRYYDGQVDDARHTLAVARTAAAYGALVRNSTQVIGFLKEADRIAGVKVRDVETGEETSVRAKVVINATGVWTDELQRLSGGRGRFKVRASKGVHLVVARDKIPSESGIILKTEKSVLFVIPWKSSHWIVGTTDTDWNLDLAHPAATKKDIDYILEHVNKVLAVPLTHDDINGVYAGLRPLLAGESEQSSKLSREHAVARVAPGLIAIAGGKYTTYRVMGMDAVDAAAEDLPGRLNPSCTEDIPLIGASGYQALMNQADRLGQQHGVHPYRIRHLLDRYGSRIHELLAPAADDPSLLQPITGADDYLRAEVLYAATHEGALHLEDVLARRTRISIETPHRGTESAQAVADIMGPVLGWSEQESRQEVEGYIARVEAERKSQTEPDDAAADEVRLRAPEIRDLLVSPVA; encoded by the coding sequence ATGAGTGACGCAGCCCAGAGCAGTGCAGCCCCGAAGAGCAGTGTGGCCCCGGAGAACGGCGCAGCCCCGGGGAGCAGTGCAGCCCGGAAGGCCCCGTCGATCCCGGCCGGGATCGGCCCGCAGACTGCCGGCGCCCGCCTCGGCCCGCAGGAGCGTGCCGACAGTTTCCGGCGGCTGGGCGCCGAGGAGTTCGACGTCGTGGTGATCGGAGCCGGCGTCGTCGGCGCCGGCGCAGCGTTGGACGCCGTCACCCGCGGCCTGTCGGTGGCGCTGATCGAGGCCCGCGACATCGCCTCCGGCACGTCCTCCCGCTCCTCCAAGCTGTTCCACGGTGGCCTGCGCTACCTCGAGATGTTCGAGTTCGGGCTGGTCCGCGAGGCGCTCAAGGAACGCGAGCTGATGCTGACGAAGATCTGTCCGCACCTGGCCAAGCCGGTGTCGTTCCTGTACCCGTTGTCGCAGCACGTGATCGAGCGGCCCTACGTCGGTGCTGGGCTGATCATGTACGACTCGATGGGCGGTGCGCGGTCGGTCCCGCGACACAAGCACCTCACCCGCGCGGGTGCGCTGCGGATGGTGCCCGCGCTGGCGAAGAACTCGCTGGTAGGCGGCATCCGGTACTACGACGGTCAGGTCGACGACGCCCGGCACACCCTGGCGGTTGCCCGCACGGCCGCCGCCTACGGCGCCCTGGTCCGCAACTCCACCCAGGTGATCGGGTTCCTCAAAGAAGCTGATCGGATCGCCGGCGTGAAGGTCCGCGATGTCGAGACGGGCGAGGAGACCTCGGTCAGGGCCAAGGTCGTCATCAATGCGACCGGCGTGTGGACCGATGAGCTGCAACGACTCTCGGGTGGTCGCGGCCGGTTCAAGGTACGCGCTTCCAAGGGCGTGCACCTGGTCGTGGCGCGGGACAAGATCCCGTCGGAGTCGGGGATCATCCTCAAGACCGAGAAGTCGGTGCTGTTCGTCATCCCGTGGAAGTCGTCGCACTGGATCGTCGGTACCACCGACACCGACTGGAACCTCGACCTGGCGCACCCCGCCGCCACCAAGAAGGACATCGACTACATCCTCGAGCACGTCAACAAGGTGCTCGCAGTGCCGTTGACGCACGACGACATCAATGGGGTGTACGCCGGTCTCCGGCCGCTGCTGGCCGGTGAGAGCGAGCAGTCCAGCAAGCTGTCCCGCGAGCACGCTGTCGCCCGGGTCGCCCCCGGCCTGATCGCCATCGCCGGTGGGAAGTACACGACCTACCGGGTGATGGGGATGGACGCCGTCGACGCGGCCGCCGAGGACCTTCCAGGTCGCCTCAATCCGTCGTGCACCGAGGACATCCCGCTGATCGGCGCCTCCGGGTACCAGGCCCTGATGAACCAGGCCGACCGGCTCGGCCAGCAGCACGGCGTGCATCCGTACCGAATCCGGCACCTGCTGGATCGCTACGGTTCGCGGATCCACGAGCTGCTGGCACCCGCGGCCGACGATCCAAGCCTGCTGCAGCCGATCACCGGTGCGGACGACTACCTGCGGGCCGAGGTGCTGTACGCGGCGACGCACGAGGGTGCGCTGCATCTGGAGGACGTATTGGCCCGGCGGACCAGGATCTCCATCGAGACCCCGCACCGGGGCACCGAATCCGCGCAGGCGGTCGCGGACATCATGGGTCCCGTGCTGGGCTGGTCGGAGCAGGAATCACGCCAGGAGGTCGAGGGCTACATCGCCCGCGTCGAGGCCGAGCGGAAGTCGCAGACCGAGCCGGATGACGCCGCCGCGGACGAGGTGCGGCTGCGGGCTCCGGAGATCCGGGACCTGTTGGTCTCGCCGGTGGCCTGA
- a CDS encoding MoxR family ATPase, producing the protein MTSTESPVNDPVAAGGAAERVPSAEEVAAVAGRIAAAVGGAMVGNTAALRMALAAILAGGHVLVEDNPGLGKTLMARSLAGALGLEFRRLQFTPDLLPADITGSYLYNPGTAEFTFQPGPVFAGLLLADELNRTPPKTQSALLEAMQEGQVSVEGTTHPLPSPFHVIATANQIEYEGTYALPEAQLDRFAVRLRLGYPTAQSELEMLRRRVGRAAGDPAVSAVIDAAGLRALQAGVERVAVDADVIGYCVDLARASRGHEAVEAGVSPRGTQTLMLMARAWAVLEGRTFVLPEDVKSVAVQTLSHRLVLRLQAYADSLTAEEVVRGLLSTVPTPPSLRARTEPMLRPSGAAR; encoded by the coding sequence ATGACCAGCACTGAATCACCCGTCAACGACCCGGTGGCCGCCGGTGGAGCGGCGGAGCGGGTGCCGTCCGCCGAGGAGGTCGCTGCTGTTGCGGGCCGGATCGCCGCAGCGGTCGGCGGCGCGATGGTCGGCAACACCGCGGCCCTGCGGATGGCACTGGCAGCGATCCTGGCGGGTGGGCACGTACTGGTGGAGGACAACCCCGGGCTGGGGAAGACCCTGATGGCGCGCAGCCTGGCCGGTGCCCTGGGGCTGGAGTTCCGCCGGCTGCAGTTCACCCCCGACCTGTTGCCGGCCGACATCACCGGTTCCTATCTGTACAACCCCGGCACCGCCGAGTTCACCTTCCAGCCCGGTCCGGTGTTCGCCGGTCTGCTGCTCGCCGACGAGCTCAACCGCACGCCACCGAAGACCCAGTCGGCACTGCTCGAGGCGATGCAGGAGGGCCAGGTGAGCGTCGAAGGGACGACCCATCCGCTGCCCAGCCCGTTCCACGTGATCGCGACGGCCAACCAGATCGAGTACGAGGGCACCTATGCACTGCCCGAGGCCCAGCTCGATCGGTTCGCCGTCCGGCTGCGATTGGGCTATCCCACTGCCCAGAGCGAACTGGAGATGCTGCGGCGCCGGGTCGGCCGCGCCGCCGGTGACCCAGCCGTCTCCGCCGTGATCGACGCGGCTGGGCTGCGGGCCCTGCAGGCGGGGGTCGAGCGGGTCGCGGTCGATGCCGACGTGATCGGCTACTGCGTCGATCTCGCGCGTGCCAGTCGAGGACACGAGGCCGTCGAGGCGGGTGTCTCACCCCGCGGAACCCAGACGCTGATGCTGATGGCCCGCGCCTGGGCGGTGCTGGAGGGGCGGACCTTCGTGCTTCCCGAGGACGTGAAATCGGTTGCGGTGCAAACCTTGTCGCACCGCCTGGTGTTGCGCCTGCAGGCCTACGCAGATTCGCTGACCGCCGAGGAGGTGGTGCGTGGGTTGCTGTCGACGGTGCCCACTCCGCCGAGCCTGCGGGCCAGGACCGAGCCGATGCTGCGCCCGTCCGGTGCGGCGCGCTGA
- a CDS encoding acyl-CoA carboxylase subunit beta: protein MPAEAEAPHPPPTRIDAPHTTAGKLADLERRISEAVHAGSEAAVERQHAKGKHTARERIDMLLDPGSFVEFDAFARHRSTSFGLETRRPYGDGVVTGYGTVDGRDVCVFSQDVTVFGGSLGEVYGEKIVKILDFALKTGRPVIGINEGGGARIQEGVVSLGLYAEIFKRNVHASGVIPQISVIMGAAAGGHVYSPALTDFVVMVDETSQMFITGPDVVRAVTGEDVTLEELGGARTHNTRSGVAHHLGTDEQDALDYVKELLSYLPDNNLSVTPPLGSGAGEELTNVDQALDTLIPDSAMQAYDMSDAVRAVLDEGELLQVHELFAPNVLVGFGRVDGRSVGIVANQPQHLSGALDIDASEKAARFVRTCDAFNIPVLTFVDVPGFLPGTDQEWNGIIRRGAKLLYAYAEATVPLITVITRKAFGGAYDVMGSKHLGADINVAWPTAQIAVMGAQGAVNILYRKEIKAAEDEHGAASDEVAALRGRLQTEYEDALANPFIAAERGYVDEVIAPSQTRRVITRSLRILADKRESLPPKKHGNIPL from the coding sequence GTGCCCGCTGAGGCAGAAGCCCCGCACCCTCCGCCCACCAGGATCGACGCCCCGCACACCACCGCCGGCAAGCTCGCCGACCTCGAGCGCCGGATCTCCGAGGCGGTGCACGCCGGCTCCGAGGCCGCGGTCGAGCGGCAGCACGCCAAGGGCAAGCACACGGCCCGCGAACGCATCGACATGCTGCTGGATCCCGGTTCCTTCGTCGAGTTCGACGCCTTCGCCCGGCACCGGTCCACCAGCTTCGGCCTCGAGACGAGACGTCCGTACGGCGACGGCGTCGTCACCGGGTACGGAACCGTGGACGGCCGCGACGTCTGTGTGTTCTCGCAGGACGTCACCGTCTTCGGCGGCTCGCTCGGCGAGGTGTATGGCGAGAAGATCGTCAAGATCCTCGATTTCGCGCTCAAGACCGGCCGACCGGTGATCGGCATCAACGAGGGTGGCGGGGCCAGGATCCAGGAGGGTGTCGTCTCGCTGGGCCTGTACGCGGAGATCTTCAAGCGCAACGTGCACGCCTCGGGCGTCATCCCGCAGATCTCGGTGATCATGGGCGCCGCTGCCGGCGGCCACGTGTACTCCCCCGCGCTCACCGATTTCGTGGTGATGGTCGATGAGACCTCGCAGATGTTCATCACCGGCCCCGACGTGGTCCGCGCGGTGACCGGAGAGGACGTCACCCTCGAGGAGCTCGGCGGAGCCCGCACCCACAACACCCGATCCGGGGTCGCCCACCACCTCGGCACGGACGAGCAGGACGCCCTCGACTACGTCAAGGAACTCCTGTCGTACCTTCCGGACAACAATCTGTCGGTGACTCCTCCGCTCGGCAGCGGCGCCGGCGAGGAGCTCACCAACGTCGACCAGGCACTCGACACGCTCATCCCCGATTCTGCGATGCAGGCCTATGACATGAGCGACGCGGTCCGGGCCGTGCTGGACGAAGGCGAGCTCCTGCAGGTGCACGAGCTGTTCGCGCCGAACGTGCTGGTCGGTTTCGGTCGGGTGGACGGCCGCAGTGTCGGCATCGTCGCCAACCAGCCGCAGCACCTTTCGGGTGCCCTCGACATCGACGCCTCGGAGAAGGCGGCTCGGTTCGTGCGGACCTGCGATGCGTTCAACATCCCGGTGCTGACGTTCGTCGACGTCCCCGGCTTCCTGCCGGGCACCGACCAGGAGTGGAACGGCATCATCCGGCGTGGCGCGAAGTTGTTGTACGCATACGCCGAGGCAACGGTCCCGCTGATCACGGTGATCACCCGCAAGGCATTCGGCGGAGCTTACGACGTGATGGGTTCCAAGCATCTCGGGGCCGACATCAACGTCGCCTGGCCGACCGCCCAGATCGCCGTGATGGGCGCCCAGGGCGCGGTGAACATCCTGTACCGCAAGGAGATCAAGGCAGCGGAGGACGAGCACGGCGCCGCCTCCGACGAGGTTGCCGCGCTGCGCGGCCGGCTGCAGACGGAATACGAGGATGCGCTGGCCAATCCGTTCATCGCGGCCGAACGCGGGTATGTCGACGAGGTCATCGCCCCGTCGCAGACCCGTCGGGTGATCACCCGGTCCTTGAGAATCCTGGCGGACAAGCGCGAGAGCCTGCCGCCCAAGAAGCACGGGAACATCCCACTGTGA